One genomic region from Diabrotica undecimpunctata isolate CICGRU chromosome 9, icDiaUnde3, whole genome shotgun sequence encodes:
- the LOC140450934 gene encoding uncharacterized protein, whose amino-acid sequence MFDGNSKPGNSFSRNSHKDSPKVNFHAKVSDSTMRNSSSNDSGSQQSFISKDLANRLQYLTRTQKLSISGLGNNGLVQSSEILDIVLHSKINPYQQFDASCSVIDRITERLPQIALNPHGLKIPDHLIHELADPHFWEPSNIDILIGADLYFSIVKGDLISLGHNQPTILETAFGYVVAGPVPNLSHQKGNYRVPTTHSFLSVQDENNLTVGSDGEKKIYVQFWKNSGN is encoded by the exons ATGTTCGACGGTAACTCAAAACCCGGTAATAGTTTTAGTAGAAACTCGCATAAAGATTCTCCCAAGGTAAACTTTCACGCGAAGGTGTCTGATTCGACTATGAGAAACAGTAGTTCCAATG ATTCAGGAAGTCAGCAAAGTTTCATATCGAAAGACTTAGCAAATCGATTGCAGTATCTCACTAGAACGCAAAAATTATCCATTTCCGGTCTAGGAAACAATGGCCTTGTTCAATCAAGTGAAATTTTAGATATTGTGTTACACTCCAAAATTAATCCTTATCAACAATTTGATGCTTCTTGCTCAGTAATAGATCGAATTACTGAGCGATTACCGCAAATCGCTTTAAACCCTCATGGTCTAAAAATACCCGATCATCTAATACACGAGCTGGCCGATCCTCATTTTTGGGAACCCAGCAATATTGATATATTAATAGGTGCTGATCTTTATTTTAGCATAGTAAAAGGCGACCTTATTTCACTAGGTCATAATCAACCCACGATTCTAGAAACTGCATTCGGTTATGTAGTTGCAGGACCTGTTCCTAATTTAAGCCACCAAAAAGGCAATTATCGTGTCCcaacaacacattcttttttatcTGTTCAGGACGAAAATAATCTAACCGTAGGTTCCGACGGTGAGAAAAAGATATATGTTCAATTTTGGAAAAATTCTGGGAATTAG
- the LOC140450932 gene encoding uncharacterized protein, with translation MLKDSDSVTFDTEENESVYERFELALAQLQELIENLSISNKIVDSVSNVKLPDINIRPFSGDPQEWMSFFDLFSSLVLNNPKLKSDSEKFYYLKSLLRGQPLSLIESLPVTNQNLDVAISTLKNNYEDKNKLLNSLYQTLLD, from the coding sequence ATGTTAAAAGATTCAGATTCAGTGACGTTCGATACTGAGGAAAATGAGTCTGTATATGAGAGATTTGAACTCGCGTTAGCCCAATTGCAGGAATTAATTGAAAATTTGTCTATATCTAATAAAATAGTTGATAGTGTTTCAAATGTAAAGTTGCCTGATATTAATATAAGACCGTTTTCTGGGGATCCACAAGAATGGATGTCcttctttgatttattttcttcGCTTGTATTGAACAATCCCAAATTAAAATCAGATAGTGAAAAGTTCTACTATCTCAAAAGTTTACTTAGAGGGCAACCGCTTAGCTTAATAGAATCTCTACCCGTTACAAATCAGAACTTGGATGTCGCTATTTCAACGCTAAAAAATAATTATGAAGATAAGAATAAGTTATTAAATTCTCTGTATCAGACGTTACTGGATTAA